In a single window of the Antedon mediterranea chromosome 1, ecAntMedi1.1, whole genome shotgun sequence genome:
- the LOC140044322 gene encoding adhesion G protein-coupled receptor E2-like produces MQSLFLFGIDKTENEIVCKCISIFLHFTSLNTFTWMCAEAVYLLSKLSMSSNANFYLLRYYFIICYGVSFVIVAISVGAFASKFNVDSLCWLSPETGMIWTFVAPAACIALINTAILIYVVLTIYKRSGNMVGKSTGEKTTFKQLRKAAKGTAMLLPLMGTTWLIGPFAVSSDTTFVDYIFNVLNGCQGIFIFVIYGLLDNEINECFKKRFKKNRITTSTVTTQMT; encoded by the exons ATGCAATCTCTGTTCTTATTTGGAATCGACAAAACAGAAAATGAg ATTGTTTGTAAATGCATAAGCATTTTTCTACATTTCACATCACTTAATACATTTACTTGGATGTGCGCAGAAGCAGTATACTTACTGTCTAAGCTTTCTATGTCAAGTAACGCCAACTTTTACCTACTACGGTATTATTTCATAATCTGTTATGGAGTTTCCTTTGTGATCGTTGCGATTTCTGTTGGTGCATTTGCTTCTAAGTTTAATGTCGATAGCCT ATGTTGGCTCAGTCCAGAAACAGGCATGATATGGACGTTTGTAGCACCCGCAGCATGTATTGCTTTG ATTAATACAGCTATTTTGATCTACGTTGTCTTGACAATCTACAAAAGATCTGGAAACATGGTAGGAAAATCAACAGGAGAGAAAACTACATTTAAACAGTTGAG GAAAGCAGCCAAAGGAACTGCAATGCTTCTACCTCTAATGGGTACCACGTGGCTCATTGGACCATTCGCTGTCAGTTCTGATACAACATTTGTTGATTACATATTCAACGTGTTGAACGGATGCCAAGGCATATTTATATTCGTCATCTACGGTCTACTTGATAACGAG ATAAACGAATGTTTTAAGAAGAGGTTTAAGAAAAACCGAATTACTACGTCAACTGTGACAACGCAAATGACTtga